In Flavivirga abyssicola, the following are encoded in one genomic region:
- a CDS encoding ClpP family protease, whose protein sequence is MSKQIKVQDAIDSKLIEERKVFLWGQVDDDSAKHVIERLLYLDALEAKDIHLYINSPGGYVTSGFAIYDCIKSLKSDVSTICTGFAASMGSLILSAGEKGKRFIQPHARVMIHQPSGGARGQASDIEITAKEIIITKELSAQILADNCGQTFDKIMKDFNRDHWMGADESVSYGIVDAVL, encoded by the coding sequence ATGAGTAAACAAATAAAAGTACAAGATGCCATTGATAGCAAACTAATAGAAGAACGTAAAGTGTTTTTATGGGGACAAGTTGATGATGATTCTGCCAAACACGTTATAGAGCGTTTATTGTATTTAGATGCATTGGAGGCTAAGGATATTCATTTATACATAAATAGTCCAGGAGGTTATGTAACGTCTGGTTTTGCAATTTACGATTGTATAAAATCTTTAAAAAGTGATGTTTCAACAATCTGTACAGGATTCGCAGCTTCAATGGGCTCTTTAATATTATCTGCTGGAGAAAAAGGGAAACGTTTTATACAACCACATGCCCGTGTTATGATTCACCAACCTAGTGGTGGTGCACGTGGGCAAGCAAGCGATATAGAAATTACAGCTAAAGAAATTATAATTACTAAAGAATTAAGTGCGCAAATATTAGCAGATAATTGCGGACAAACTTTTGATAAAATAATGAAGGATTTTAATCGCGACCACTGGATGGGAGCAGATGAATCTGTTTCTTATGGTATTGTTGATGCTGTTTTATAA
- the trxA gene encoding thioredoxin has protein sequence MALEITDATFEETVLKSDKPVLVDFWAAWCGPCRMVGPIIEEISGEYDGKAVVGKVDVDANQEFAAKYGVRNIPTVLVFQNGEVVGRQVGVAPKNAYTEAIDSLL, from the coding sequence ATGGCATTAGAAATAACAGATGCAACGTTTGAAGAAACTGTATTAAAAAGTGATAAACCTGTATTGGTTGACTTTTGGGCTGCTTGGTGTGGACCTTGTAGAATGGTTGGACCAATTATAGAGGAAATTAGTGGAGAATATGATGGTAAAGCTGTTGTTGGAAAAGTAGATGTAGATGCCAACCAAGAGTTTGCTGCTAAATATGGTGTGCGTAACATCCCTACTGTTTTGGTTTTTCAAAACGGAGAAGTTGTTGGAAGACAAGTTGGAGTAGCACCAAAAAATGCTTATACTGAAGCTATAGATTCACTTTTATAG
- a CDS encoding SRPBCC family protein, with the protein MNDVIKKEKVFKHSIDKVWNAISKAEEISAWFIQADFKAEKGYQYTFTSEPNEKGCTTISGEVKESNPYKLVYTWIVAEMKVETTVTWELEATENGTKLYLEHSGISNYEGETAVKMFESFNGGWDNCINGLTDYLKQLVNAG; encoded by the coding sequence ATGAATGATGTTATTAAAAAAGAAAAGGTATTTAAACACTCCATAGATAAAGTATGGAATGCTATTTCTAAAGCTGAAGAAATATCTGCCTGGTTTATTCAAGCAGATTTTAAAGCTGAAAAAGGGTATCAATATACGTTTACTTCAGAACCTAACGAAAAGGGTTGCACAACCATTAGTGGGGAAGTAAAAGAATCTAATCCATACAAATTAGTTTATACCTGGATAGTTGCAGAAATGAAAGTAGAAACTACAGTTACCTGGGAATTAGAGGCTACAGAAAACGGCACCAAATTATATCTGGAACATTCTGGAATTTCAAATTACGAAGGCGAAACTGCTGTAAAAATGTTTGAAAGTTTTAACGGTGGTTGGGATAACTGTATAAACGGATTAACGGATTACTTAAAACAATTAGTTAATGCAGGATAA
- a CDS encoding ArsR/SmtB family transcription factor has product MQDKITKLFKAIADPTRRDIFHALVIATSALSITQISSQFDISRQGVTKHIKTLEEAGLVHINTHGRERFCNANAKPLKEVSKWVEFYSQFWDNSLQGLENYLNNSKDV; this is encoded by the coding sequence ATGCAGGATAAAATAACCAAACTATTTAAAGCTATTGCAGATCCAACTAGGCGTGATATTTTTCACGCCTTGGTTATTGCAACCTCAGCCTTATCCATTACTCAAATATCCAGTCAGTTTGATATTAGCAGACAAGGTGTAACCAAACATATAAAAACACTAGAAGAAGCTGGTCTAGTACATATTAATACACACGGACGTGAACGTTTTTGTAATGCCAATGCAAAACCTTTAAAAGAAGTTAGTAAATGGGTGGAATTTTACTCACAATTCTGGGATAATTCATTACAAGGTTTAGAGAATTATTTAAACAATTCAAAAGATGTCTAG
- a CDS encoding SRPBCC family protein — MSSTIKQMDSQIKNYKKQLEVNASSKQVFSALNEGLHLWWGKISNSDFKTGGQFTIQFENDYWWTFKIMEHTPNLELVWKCIDGEPDFNKEWIGHVLHWKITEPAEKSLINFHQIGLNPNIDCYSICSKTWDMFISERLKKHLNQA; from the coding sequence ATGTCTAGTACTATAAAACAAATGGACAGCCAAATTAAGAACTACAAAAAGCAGTTAGAGGTAAACGCTAGTTCTAAACAAGTGTTTAGTGCCTTAAACGAAGGACTTCATTTATGGTGGGGAAAAATAAGCAATTCCGACTTTAAAACCGGAGGTCAATTCACCATTCAATTTGAAAATGATTATTGGTGGACTTTTAAAATTATGGAACATACTCCTAATCTGGAATTAGTTTGGAAATGTATTGATGGTGAACCCGATTTTAATAAAGAATGGATCGGTCATGTGTTGCATTGGAAGATAACTGAACCAGCAGAAAAATCTTTAATAAATTTTCATCAAATTGGGCTTAATCCTAACATAGATTGTTATTCTATTTGTTCTAAAACATGGGATATGTTTATAAGCGAACGTCTAAAAAAACACTTAAACCAAGCTTAA
- a CDS encoding CBU_0592 family membrane protein: protein MDFKIIGWAGALLYIIAYILLSFDVLNSKKSMYHILNGLGGICLIANALPINDYPTIAVNAVWCLIALIIIVKISIKKNQG, encoded by the coding sequence ATGGATTTTAAAATAATTGGTTGGGCTGGAGCTTTGTTGTATATTATTGCATACATTCTATTAAGTTTTGATGTATTAAACTCTAAAAAATCAATGTACCATATCTTAAATGGGTTAGGTGGTATTTGCTTAATTGCAAATGCCTTACCAATAAATGACTACCCAACAATAGCTGTTAATGCCGTATGGTGTTTAATTGCTTTGATTATTATCGTAAAAATTTCGATTAAAAAGAATCAGGGTTAA
- a CDS encoding TetR family transcriptional regulator has product MGRKEISHIRREEIVKSFYLVAKQFGLENASIAKVANEMNISKGLVMHYFESKENLLLALNDHILDNYLKFINSSERPSISNRTEFEEFIESLFSRKWNNYIDDGVFYSLYALIYQNKMINEKFRFFLQVLKSELENKLTAAKNDKIILNENISELTTILFALIDGAYYNLGIHLDDNSAYKKNVKPYIKYAMQLIEFA; this is encoded by the coding sequence ATGGGAAGAAAAGAAATTTCACATATAAGAAGAGAGGAAATTGTAAAATCCTTCTATTTAGTAGCCAAGCAATTTGGTTTGGAAAATGCTTCGATAGCTAAAGTTGCAAACGAAATGAATATTAGTAAAGGTTTAGTTATGCATTATTTTGAAAGTAAAGAGAATTTACTTTTAGCCTTAAATGATCATATATTAGATAACTATTTAAAATTTATCAACTCTAGTGAAAGACCATCAATTTCTAATAGAACTGAATTTGAGGAATTTATTGAGTCTTTATTTTCGAGAAAATGGAATAATTATATTGATGATGGTGTTTTTTATAGTCTGTATGCTTTAATTTATCAAAATAAAATGATTAATGAAAAGTTCAGATTTTTTTTGCAGGTTTTAAAAAGTGAATTGGAAAACAAATTAACTGCTGCAAAAAATGACAAAATAATATTAAATGAAAATATTTCTGAACTAACAACAATCTTATTTGCTCTTATAGATGGTGCATATTATAATTTAGGTATTCATTTAGATGATAATAGTGCTTATAAAAAAAATGTTAAGCCTTATATAAAATATGCCATGCAACTAATCGAATTTGCTTAA
- a CDS encoding alkaline phosphatase family protein gives MKKIIFLLLVFSSMHVISQQNVKGIITDKHGTPILIETNISIKGTDKKTLTDYKAEYSITANKSDVLVFAHPGYQSQEIKVGDKNVINVVLERETIQRNGPHKVVFIIVDGISTDMYYKANTPYLDAISKDGAFTEAYVGGKRGTYSETPTISAVGYNSLLTGTWVNKHNVYWNSILNPNYNYPTVFRLLKDSFPNKKTAIYSTWLDNRTKLVGEGLEATGNIKVDYHFDGLELNEELYPHDDQKKYLKRIDAEVARTAATHIYEEGPDLSWVYLEHTDDMGHLYGDSKQLYEAISYEDALIGLIWDATKLREEKTGENWLVIITTDHGRRPIDGKHHGYQSYRERSTWIALSKPIENTYFKNNKVSIVDIFPTITDYMGIPIPQHVAYELDGVSLTNTVDAFNLEATCYNGKYLNAKWLTESKNNEQAKIFISYSNNKKEGGIDNYKQIGEIDVQKRAFNAQINPPKKCKYAKLVLETKNHTINTWIKIKP, from the coding sequence ATGAAAAAAATTATTTTTCTCTTGCTCGTTTTCTCCTCTATGCATGTTATTTCTCAACAAAATGTAAAAGGCATTATAACTGACAAACATGGGACCCCCATTTTAATTGAAACAAATATATCTATAAAAGGAACAGATAAAAAAACACTTACTGATTACAAGGCTGAATATTCAATTACAGCAAATAAAAGCGATGTTTTAGTCTTTGCTCATCCTGGTTATCAATCACAAGAAATAAAAGTAGGAGATAAAAACGTGATTAACGTTGTATTGGAAAGGGAAACAATACAAAGAAACGGACCTCACAAAGTTGTGTTTATAATAGTTGATGGTATATCAACAGATATGTACTATAAAGCAAATACGCCCTATTTAGATGCCATATCTAAAGATGGTGCTTTTACTGAAGCTTATGTTGGTGGTAAACGCGGTACTTATAGCGAAACTCCAACCATATCAGCCGTAGGCTATAACAGTTTGCTTACTGGAACCTGGGTAAACAAACACAATGTCTATTGGAACTCCATCTTAAACCCCAATTATAACTACCCTACGGTTTTTAGATTATTAAAGGATAGTTTTCCTAATAAAAAAACAGCCATTTACTCTACCTGGTTGGATAACAGAACCAAACTCGTTGGAGAGGGGTTAGAAGCGACAGGCAATATTAAGGTAGACTATCATTTTGACGGTTTAGAGTTAAATGAAGAACTATATCCTCACGATGACCAGAAGAAATATCTCAAGCGAATTGATGCTGAAGTAGCTAGAACAGCTGCCACTCATATTTATGAAGAAGGCCCAGATTTATCATGGGTGTATTTAGAACACACAGATGATATGGGACATTTGTATGGAGACAGCAAACAACTTTACGAAGCGATTTCTTACGAGGATGCACTAATAGGTTTGATATGGGATGCAACCAAACTTCGTGAAGAAAAAACTGGAGAAAATTGGCTAGTAATTATTACTACAGATCACGGTAGAAGACCAATAGATGGCAAACATCACGGGTACCAATCGTACAGAGAAAGAAGTACTTGGATAGCACTTAGCAAGCCCATTGAAAACACATACTTTAAAAACAATAAAGTTTCTATTGTAGATATTTTTCCAACCATTACAGACTATATGGGTATTCCCATTCCTCAACATGTAGCTTATGAGCTTGATGGAGTTTCATTAACAAATACTGTCGATGCATTCAATCTGGAAGCCACATGCTATAATGGAAAATACTTAAATGCAAAATGGTTAACAGAAAGTAAAAATAACGAGCAGGCAAAAATCTTTATAAGCTATTCAAATAATAAAAAAGAGGGAGGCATAGATAATTATAAACAGATAGGGGAAATTGATGTTCAGAAAAGAGCATTTAATGCCCAAATAAATCCTCCTAAAAAATGTAAATACGCTAAGCTGGTTTTAGAAACCAAAAACCACACTATAAATACCTGGATAAAAATAAAACCTTAA